In a single window of the Alosa sapidissima isolate fAloSap1 chromosome 18, fAloSap1.pri, whole genome shotgun sequence genome:
- the trmt44 gene encoding probable tRNA (uracil-O(2)-)-methyltransferase isoform X3 — MLSLHVPHPEEWLSNGVAYPKLPWLDSELLPKLARWATESRSSEFKSTLSLISVQKYSLQYQQLKDKYKEMVKVWPEVTDPEKFVYEDVAIATYLLVMWDEERAEKGLTGKQSFVDLGCGNGLLVHILTNEGHPGKGIDIRKRKIWDMYGSETHLEEAAISPGEGCLFPHADWLIGNHSDELTPWIPLIAARSSFSCRYFVLPCCFFDFFGKYQRRQCKKSQYKEYIEFIAEVSTQCGFDTEEDCLRIPSTKRVCLVGKSRRYAASEESLAEEWRRNLLKSRQCPPSAPPGEHHLHGDGEGQEEGGCHDAWGSGGFQPRERTEVVRNCGGLPREFVDGVVLHVANTLLGLTKEEKEKEEEEKEEEEKKEEEKKSDKDTWNTGGSLAVREVAELLEASVLQRLKKECGGLQTLLKNNHQVFRVEGGRVYIRDWRAAVLSGGVAARRDAKRKPPPPEGALKTRPCWFHAHHPRGCPLSTERCPFAHGHVDLRPSTRPIKKPRH; from the exons ATGCTGTCCCTCCATGTTCCTCACCCTGAGGAGTGGCTGAGCAACGGTGTGGCCTACCCCAAACTGCCCTGGCTGGACAGCGAGCTCCTGCCCAAGCTGGCACGCTGGGCCACGGAGAGCCGAAGCAGCGAGTTCAAGAGCACCCTCTCCCTCATCTCCGTGCAGAAGTACAGCCTCCAATACCAGCAGCTCAAGGACAAGTACAAGGAAATGGTGAAG GTTTGGCCTGAAGTCACAGACCCAGAGAAATTTGTCTATGAAGATGTTGCCATTGCCACATATTTGCTG GTCATGTGGGATGAGGAGCGTGCTGAGAAGGGGCTAACAGGCAAACAGTCGTTTGTGGATCTTGGCTGTGGCAATGGACTCCTGGTTCACATTCTGACCAATGAAGGG CATCCAGGAAAGGGCATTGACATACGCAAGCGCAAAATCTGGGACATGTACGGCTCGGAAACACATCTAGAG GAGGCGGCAATCTCGCCAGGCGAAGGCTGTTTGTTCCCACACGCTGACTGGCTGATTGGAAACCATTCCGATGAGCTCACACCGTGGATCCCCCTCATTGCCGCCAG GTCGTCCTTCTCCTGTCGGTACTTTGTTCTCCCGTGCTGTTTCTTCGACTTCTTTGGGAAGTATCAGCGGAGACAGTGTAAGAAGTCTCAGTACAAAGAGTACATTGAGTTCATCGCAGAGGTCAGCACACAGTGTGGATTCGACACTGAGGAGGACTGTCTCAGGATTCCCTCCACAAAACGG gtATGTCTGGTGGGAAAGAGTCGGAGGTATGCCGCTTCTGAAGAGTCGTTAGCAGAGGAGTGGCGACGGAACCTCCTCAAATCGCGCCAGTGCCCCCCCTCAGCTCCCCCGGGCGAGCACCATCTCCATGGCGACGGTGAAGGACAGGAGGAGGGCGGTTGCCATGACGCTTGGGGCAGCGGAGGCTTCCAGCCCCGTGAGAGGACAGAGGTGGTGCGCAACTGCGGAGGATTGCCGCGGGAGTTTGTGGACGGGGTGGTGCTTCATGTGGCCAACACACTCCTGGGCCTgacaaaggaagagaaggagaaggaggaggaagagaaggaggaggaagagaagaaggaggaagagaagaagagtgaCAAAGACACCTGGAACACGGGAG GCAGTCTGGCGGTGCGCGAGGTGGCGGAGCTGCTGGAGGCATCTGTGCTGCAGAGGCTGAAGAAGGAGTGTGGCGGCCTGCAGACGCTCCTGAAAAACAACCACCAGGTGTTCAGAG TGGAGGGGGGCAGGGTGTACATCCGAGACTGGCGCGCGGCAGTGCTGAGCGGTGGGGTGGCAGCGCGACGCGACGCCAAGCGTAAGCCTCCACCACCAGAGGGCGCTCTGAAGACCCGGCCCTGCTGGTTCCACGCTCACCACCCCCGTGGGTGCCCGCTGTCCACCGAGCGGTGCCCCTTCGCCCACGGCCACGTAGACCTCAGGCCTTCCACCCGGCCAATCAAGAAGCCCAGACACTGA
- the trmt44 gene encoding probable tRNA (uracil-O(2)-)-methyltransferase isoform X2 — protein MVKTFEFKFSDKANALPEGFWSAVDVWIKKPHVVNKRLCGVIQTEDRDVDVGEFKDFLSKLTQCGTDELSEVVSFLDSGTDHDKGHLINRQLSLTVRTIIPKVNTYGTHAHKEIILKDVGRQRVFFVPIEQEDGDSHLLKKSNMYQIQLHGVTDEDWMLSLHVPHPEEWLSNGVAYPKLPWLDSELLPKLARWATESRSSEFKSTLSLISVQKYSLQYQQLKDKYKEMVKVWPEVTDPEKFVYEDVAIATYLLVMWDEERAEKGLTGKQSFVDLGCGNGLLVHILTNEGHPGKGIDIRKRKIWDMYGSETHLEEAAISPGEGCLFPHADWLIGNHSDELTPWIPLIAARSSFSCRYFVLPCCFFDFFGKYQRRQCKKSQYKEYIEFIAEVSTQCGFDTEEDCLRIPSTKRVCLVGKSRRYAASEESLAEEWRRNLLKSRQCPPSAPPGEHHLHGDGEGQEEGGCHDAWGSGGFQPRERTEVVRNCGGLPREFVDGVVLHVANTLLGLTKEEKEKEEEEKKSDKDTWNTGGSLAVREVAELLEASVLQRLKKECGGLQTLLKNNHQVFRVEGGRVYIRDWRAAVLSGGVAARRDAKRKPPPPEGALKTRPCWFHAHHPRGCPLSTERCPFAHGHVDLRPSTRPIKKPRH, from the exons ATGGTTAAAACGTTTGAATTCAAGTTTAGCGACAAAGCCAACGCTCTTCCTGAGGGTTTTTGGTCTGCCGTGGATGTTTGGATAAAGAAGCCTCACGTTGTCAATAAGCGGCTATGTGGCGTTATACAGACTGAAGATAGAGATGTAGACGTGGGAGAGTTTAAAGATTTCTTGTCCAAATTGACACAATGTGGCACTGATGAACTCAGCGAAGTGGTCTCCTTTTTGGATAGTGGCACAGACCACGATAAAGGCCACTTGATTAACAGACAGTTGTCTCTTACAGTCAGGACAATTATCCCCAAGGTAAACACATACGGGACCCATGCACACAAGGAAATAATACTCAAAG ATGTCGGAAGGCAAAGAGTGTTTTTTGTGCCCATTGAGCAGGAGGATGGGGATAGCCATCTGCTCAAGAAAAGTAACATGTACCAGATTCAGCTTCATGGGGTAACAGATGAGGACTG GATGCTGTCCCTCCATGTTCCTCACCCTGAGGAGTGGCTGAGCAACGGTGTGGCCTACCCCAAACTGCCCTGGCTGGACAGCGAGCTCCTGCCCAAGCTGGCACGCTGGGCCACGGAGAGCCGAAGCAGCGAGTTCAAGAGCACCCTCTCCCTCATCTCCGTGCAGAAGTACAGCCTCCAATACCAGCAGCTCAAGGACAAGTACAAGGAAATGGTGAAG GTTTGGCCTGAAGTCACAGACCCAGAGAAATTTGTCTATGAAGATGTTGCCATTGCCACATATTTGCTG GTCATGTGGGATGAGGAGCGTGCTGAGAAGGGGCTAACAGGCAAACAGTCGTTTGTGGATCTTGGCTGTGGCAATGGACTCCTGGTTCACATTCTGACCAATGAAGGG CATCCAGGAAAGGGCATTGACATACGCAAGCGCAAAATCTGGGACATGTACGGCTCGGAAACACATCTAGAG GAGGCGGCAATCTCGCCAGGCGAAGGCTGTTTGTTCCCACACGCTGACTGGCTGATTGGAAACCATTCCGATGAGCTCACACCGTGGATCCCCCTCATTGCCGCCAG GTCGTCCTTCTCCTGTCGGTACTTTGTTCTCCCGTGCTGTTTCTTCGACTTCTTTGGGAAGTATCAGCGGAGACAGTGTAAGAAGTCTCAGTACAAAGAGTACATTGAGTTCATCGCAGAGGTCAGCACACAGTGTGGATTCGACACTGAGGAGGACTGTCTCAGGATTCCCTCCACAAAACGG gtATGTCTGGTGGGAAAGAGTCGGAGGTATGCCGCTTCTGAAGAGTCGTTAGCAGAGGAGTGGCGACGGAACCTCCTCAAATCGCGCCAGTGCCCCCCCTCAGCTCCCCCGGGCGAGCACCATCTCCATGGCGACGGTGAAGGACAGGAGGAGGGCGGTTGCCATGACGCTTGGGGCAGCGGAGGCTTCCAGCCCCGTGAGAGGACAGAGGTGGTGCGCAACTGCGGAGGATTGCCGCGGGAGTTTGTGGACGGGGTGGTGCTTCATGTGGCCAACACACTCCTGGGCCTgacaaaggaagagaaggagaaggag gaggaagagaagaagagtgaCAAAGACACCTGGAACACGGGAG GCAGTCTGGCGGTGCGCGAGGTGGCGGAGCTGCTGGAGGCATCTGTGCTGCAGAGGCTGAAGAAGGAGTGTGGCGGCCTGCAGACGCTCCTGAAAAACAACCACCAGGTGTTCAGAG TGGAGGGGGGCAGGGTGTACATCCGAGACTGGCGCGCGGCAGTGCTGAGCGGTGGGGTGGCAGCGCGACGCGACGCCAAGCGTAAGCCTCCACCACCAGAGGGCGCTCTGAAGACCCGGCCCTGCTGGTTCCACGCTCACCACCCCCGTGGGTGCCCGCTGTCCACCGAGCGGTGCCCCTTCGCCCACGGCCACGTAGACCTCAGGCCTTCCACCCGGCCAATCAAGAAGCCCAGACACTGA
- the trmt44 gene encoding probable tRNA (uracil-O(2)-)-methyltransferase isoform X1 — protein sequence MVKTFEFKFSDKANALPEGFWSAVDVWIKKPHVVNKRLCGVIQTEDRDVDVGEFKDFLSKLTQCGTDELSEVVSFLDSGTDHDKGHLINRQLSLTVRTIIPKVNTYGTHAHKEIILKDVGRQRVFFVPIEQEDGDSHLLKKSNMYQIQLHGVTDEDWMLSLHVPHPEEWLSNGVAYPKLPWLDSELLPKLARWATESRSSEFKSTLSLISVQKYSLQYQQLKDKYKEMVKVWPEVTDPEKFVYEDVAIATYLLVMWDEERAEKGLTGKQSFVDLGCGNGLLVHILTNEGHPGKGIDIRKRKIWDMYGSETHLEEAAISPGEGCLFPHADWLIGNHSDELTPWIPLIAARSSFSCRYFVLPCCFFDFFGKYQRRQCKKSQYKEYIEFIAEVSTQCGFDTEEDCLRIPSTKRVCLVGKSRRYAASEESLAEEWRRNLLKSRQCPPSAPPGEHHLHGDGEGQEEGGCHDAWGSGGFQPRERTEVVRNCGGLPREFVDGVVLHVANTLLGLTKEEKEKEEEEKEEEEKKEEEKKSDKDTWNTGGSLAVREVAELLEASVLQRLKKECGGLQTLLKNNHQVFRVEGGRVYIRDWRAAVLSGGVAARRDAKRKPPPPEGALKTRPCWFHAHHPRGCPLSTERCPFAHGHVDLRPSTRPIKKPRH from the exons ATGGTTAAAACGTTTGAATTCAAGTTTAGCGACAAAGCCAACGCTCTTCCTGAGGGTTTTTGGTCTGCCGTGGATGTTTGGATAAAGAAGCCTCACGTTGTCAATAAGCGGCTATGTGGCGTTATACAGACTGAAGATAGAGATGTAGACGTGGGAGAGTTTAAAGATTTCTTGTCCAAATTGACACAATGTGGCACTGATGAACTCAGCGAAGTGGTCTCCTTTTTGGATAGTGGCACAGACCACGATAAAGGCCACTTGATTAACAGACAGTTGTCTCTTACAGTCAGGACAATTATCCCCAAGGTAAACACATACGGGACCCATGCACACAAGGAAATAATACTCAAAG ATGTCGGAAGGCAAAGAGTGTTTTTTGTGCCCATTGAGCAGGAGGATGGGGATAGCCATCTGCTCAAGAAAAGTAACATGTACCAGATTCAGCTTCATGGGGTAACAGATGAGGACTG GATGCTGTCCCTCCATGTTCCTCACCCTGAGGAGTGGCTGAGCAACGGTGTGGCCTACCCCAAACTGCCCTGGCTGGACAGCGAGCTCCTGCCCAAGCTGGCACGCTGGGCCACGGAGAGCCGAAGCAGCGAGTTCAAGAGCACCCTCTCCCTCATCTCCGTGCAGAAGTACAGCCTCCAATACCAGCAGCTCAAGGACAAGTACAAGGAAATGGTGAAG GTTTGGCCTGAAGTCACAGACCCAGAGAAATTTGTCTATGAAGATGTTGCCATTGCCACATATTTGCTG GTCATGTGGGATGAGGAGCGTGCTGAGAAGGGGCTAACAGGCAAACAGTCGTTTGTGGATCTTGGCTGTGGCAATGGACTCCTGGTTCACATTCTGACCAATGAAGGG CATCCAGGAAAGGGCATTGACATACGCAAGCGCAAAATCTGGGACATGTACGGCTCGGAAACACATCTAGAG GAGGCGGCAATCTCGCCAGGCGAAGGCTGTTTGTTCCCACACGCTGACTGGCTGATTGGAAACCATTCCGATGAGCTCACACCGTGGATCCCCCTCATTGCCGCCAG GTCGTCCTTCTCCTGTCGGTACTTTGTTCTCCCGTGCTGTTTCTTCGACTTCTTTGGGAAGTATCAGCGGAGACAGTGTAAGAAGTCTCAGTACAAAGAGTACATTGAGTTCATCGCAGAGGTCAGCACACAGTGTGGATTCGACACTGAGGAGGACTGTCTCAGGATTCCCTCCACAAAACGG gtATGTCTGGTGGGAAAGAGTCGGAGGTATGCCGCTTCTGAAGAGTCGTTAGCAGAGGAGTGGCGACGGAACCTCCTCAAATCGCGCCAGTGCCCCCCCTCAGCTCCCCCGGGCGAGCACCATCTCCATGGCGACGGTGAAGGACAGGAGGAGGGCGGTTGCCATGACGCTTGGGGCAGCGGAGGCTTCCAGCCCCGTGAGAGGACAGAGGTGGTGCGCAACTGCGGAGGATTGCCGCGGGAGTTTGTGGACGGGGTGGTGCTTCATGTGGCCAACACACTCCTGGGCCTgacaaaggaagagaaggagaaggaggaggaagagaaggaggaggaagagaagaaggaggaagagaagaagagtgaCAAAGACACCTGGAACACGGGAG GCAGTCTGGCGGTGCGCGAGGTGGCGGAGCTGCTGGAGGCATCTGTGCTGCAGAGGCTGAAGAAGGAGTGTGGCGGCCTGCAGACGCTCCTGAAAAACAACCACCAGGTGTTCAGAG TGGAGGGGGGCAGGGTGTACATCCGAGACTGGCGCGCGGCAGTGCTGAGCGGTGGGGTGGCAGCGCGACGCGACGCCAAGCGTAAGCCTCCACCACCAGAGGGCGCTCTGAAGACCCGGCCCTGCTGGTTCCACGCTCACCACCCCCGTGGGTGCCCGCTGTCCACCGAGCGGTGCCCCTTCGCCCACGGCCACGTAGACCTCAGGCCTTCCACCCGGCCAATCAAGAAGCCCAGACACTGA